The DNA sequence TCTCTGTTTTTCAACCTCTACCTCCTCTTTTTTGTCTCCTTATCTATTATAACGCTGCGTAGCATGCGCGATTTTTGCTTTCTTTTCTTTGGAGGCCTTCTTTTTACGGGCCTTTCGGTCGCGACTTTATTATTTACAACCGGCGCCCCCTTTGTCTATTGCTCAACTTCAAGCGCGATATTTCTCATGCTGACAGCGTGGATGATGATCGACCCCGAAAGGCAAATCCTCCTTTTCATGACACTTCCTATTAAAATCAAATGGCTTGCTCTTATCTTCTTTGGCGGACAAATTTTGATTGAGTTTGTCAATGGCCACTTCATTGAATTCACCGGTCTTTTCTTCCCCTGTCTTTATGCTTGGCTCTTTTCCGTACTCCGCTGGGAAATCAACAGCCCCTTTGCCTTCCTAAATCGCCTGGAAAACAGCTTGATTCGACTCAAGCACCGCATCGGCAAAAGATGGCAAAACTCCAATATTCAATATGTTAACAAAGAGGCCAAAGTCTACGACTTTAAAACAGGACAAGCGATCATGGATGACGAGCATTTCATGGATGTTTGCCTATCCAAAGTCTCAAAATACGGGGAAGAATCCCTCAGTTGGAAAGAAAAGCTAAGAATGCGCCGCATTTCTAAGAAGCAGATGAAGAAGAAAGCCTTTTAATCCCTTCTTCCATGCAGTAAGCAGCTAGGCAAGCCTGAATACCCTCCAGAACGCCCTCTTCATATCTGAAAAAGGGATGGTTTTCCAAAGCGGGAAAATCATTGGGCTGCAAAATATCATCACTTGTAATATTAGGAACAATTTCGCTAGCAATTTTCAATAATTTTTTTTGTTGATTGACGATCATCTCTTCAAATAGCTGTCTCATTTTAACCGCTTTTGTTTAAAAAATTGTTTTAACATCTGAGCCGACTTTTCCGTGTAATCTAGAAAATCAATTTTAATACGGTGAATCGGATGCTTAATAGAAAATACATCGATGATGCTTCCACAAGCGCCATGCCGCAAGTCAGGACATCCATATACGATCCGATCAACTCGAGATAAGATTAGAGCACCGGCACACATAATACAAGGCTCTAAGGTCGTATAAAGCGTGCTTCCCACCAACCTAAAATCACCCATTTTTTCCGTAGCCCTCTGAATACAAACAACTTCCGCATGATTCATAGCATTCTTGGAGGCCTCGGTCATGTTATATCCTCTTGCAACCACTTGATTATCAAGAACTAATACCGACCCAATGGGCACTTCATCTAAATCAAATGCTTTTCGAGCTTCAATAAAAGCTTCAGCCATAAAATAGTCATCCCTCTGAGAGAGATCGATAAACTCCAAGGAAATACCCACTGCCTTTTGATGTGTTTAACTCAACTTTGCAAATTTTCTTTCTACCCGTAAATTTAAATAGGGCAAGACACT is a window from the Simkaniaceae bacterium genome containing:
- a CDS encoding nucleoside deaminase; this encodes MAEAFIEARKAFDLDEVPIGSVLVLDNQVVARGYNMTEASKNAMNHAEVVCIQRATEKMGDFRLVGSTLYTTLEPCIMCAGALILSRVDRIVYGCPDLRHGACGSIIDVFSIKHPIHRIKIDFLDYTEKSAQMLKQFFKQKRLK